The following are encoded in a window of Arctopsyche grandis isolate Sample6627 chromosome 4, ASM5162203v2, whole genome shotgun sequence genomic DNA:
- the LOC143910236 gene encoding uncharacterized protein LOC143910236, translated as MAGEPNGNVGKSNFLSAGPRPHGSSNEDLSEYTDADESVSAPTEFLSEFLSSLMLKDYTTALKYCKLILHYEPNNATAREFYPLILEKLEKLSPSEDENSNTHSTSSEDDAEPKSSHSDTEPDTESDDGESSEGEKENEQISLEQSFEENIIGLDSSVGLDNSTELDNSGGIEKLCDLDIRSSKSLSPRIDSDGTTNSYSSLEDEEVLTRDEPTLEEVVIHGGLIDDNNGNTIVYASTNVTSTSDHSNFNWFTKRKDQNKNTISHTVQMSSDSESPTDPVTQQTVEMLRSKFVLQPIK; from the exons ATGGCTGGAGAACCCAACGGCAATGTGGGAAAGTCAAATTTTTTATCAGCAGGACCTAGGCCACACGGCAGTAGCAACGAAGATTTATCTGAATACACAGACGCTGACGAATCAGTCTCTGCACCGACTGAATTCCTCTCTGAG tttctgTCTTCTTTGATGCTAAAAGATTATACGACAGCCCTTAAATattgcaaattaa TTCTGCACTACGAGCCAAACAATGCTACAGCTCGAGAATTTTATCCCCTGATTTTAGAAAAACTAGAAAAAT tgTCCCCATCAGAAGACGAAAATTCAAATACTCACAGCACGAGCAGCGAAGATGATGCCGAACCAAAATCATCACACTCCGACACCGAGCCGGATACAGAAAGTGATGATGGTGAAAGTAGTGAAGGTGAAAAG GAAAATGAACAAATATCTCTGGAGCAGTCGTTCGAAGAGAATATAATAGGATTAGATAGTTCAGTAGGCTTAGATAATTCAACAGAATTGGACAATTCTGGTGGGATAGAGAAACTGTGTGATCTGGATATTAGATCGAGTAAAAGTCTAAGCCCTAGAATCGATTCAGATGGCACTACGAACAGTTATTCCAGCCTCGAAGACGAAGAAGTGCTCACAAGAGACGAACCGACTTTGGAAGAAGTAGTTATACACGGCGGTTTGATCGACGACAACAATGGAAACACTATTGTGTACGCGTCTACAAACG TTACATCGACCAGTGACCACTCAAATTTCAACTGGTTTACAAAAAGAAAAGACCAAAACAAAAACACTATATCACACACAGTTCAG ATGAGCTCAGACTCGGAATCCCCGACAGATCCGGTCACACAGCAAACAGTGGAAATGTTGAGGTCAAAATTTGTCCTCCAACCAATTAAATGA